One genomic window of Parasteatoda tepidariorum isolate YZ-2023 chromosome 9, CAS_Ptep_4.0, whole genome shotgun sequence includes the following:
- the LOC107449529 gene encoding muscle-specific protein 20-like, giving the protein MPEDKEETVHNLLPHERDNTKESQILLWIWNCLGEISCFDFDQYTRDGVAFCRLMNYIKSNSIPGEIKSGGNLKQKRENIGKFLKACQNYGVPKEYLFEPDDLLLLRNLPKVTRCLFKLGKLSEQDSSFSGPYLGDEPYEAANKSGRRRGGLPVGDDIYIAHVKLENVIKQLHTPPKKIIDFYRPLIF; this is encoded by the exons AGAGACAATACAAAAGAAAGTCAAATCCTGCTGTGGATTTGGAACTGTTTAGGAGAGATAAGTTGCTTCGATTTTGACCAGTACACCAGAGATGGAGTTGCTTTCTGTAG gttAATGAATTACATCAAATCAAATTCTATTCCGGGTGAAATCAAATCAGGTGGAAACTTGAAgcaaaagagagaaaatataGGCAAGTTCCTGAAAGCCTGTCAGAATTACGGAGTTCCCAAAGAGTATCTTTTCGAACCAGATGACTTGCTTTTGCTTCGTAACTTGCCCAAAGTTACAAGGTGCCTTTTCAAGCTAGGAAAACTG tccgAACAGGATAGCTCCTTCAGTGGACCCTATTTAGGTGATGAGCCTTACGAAGCTGCCAACAAGTCTGGCCGCAGAAGAGGAGGATTGCCAGTTGGTGACGATATTTATATCGCTCATGTGAAATTAGAGAATGTCATTAAACAGTTACATACACCACCAAAGAAGATTATCGATTTTTACCGTcccctaattttttaa